The genomic segment TCGGTTGGATCGGCCCGGGCTGCGGCGGCAGACCGATCAAAAACGGCGGCTCCTGGATGTACGTGCTGTCGGGATGCCATTCGTACAAATCGCCTTCGCTGGTTTTGATGGCATTCCACTTGGGATTGCTGTCCCAAACTTTGCCATAGCGCGACTGGAACATGGCCGGCGTGACCGAAGCGGCAACGGTTTTGGCCACCTGCTCGCGCGTCGGCCAAATATCTTTGAGATACACATCTTTGCCGTCGCGGCCCTTGCCGAGCGGATCTTTCGTCAGATCGATGTCGGTCGTGCCCGCCAGGGCGTAGGCCACGACCAGCGGAGGGCTGGCCAAATAATTCGCTTTCACGAGCGGATTCACGCGCCCTTCAAAATTGCGGTTCCCGCTCAGCACGGCAGCGGCCACGATGTCGCCATCGGTCACGGCTTTGGCCACCGGTTCCGGCAGCGGACCGCTGTTGCCAATGCACGTGGTGCATCCGTAGCCGACGGTTTGAAAGCCGAGCGTGTTCAGCGCCTCGGTCACGCCGGCTTGCTCAAGATAATCGGTCACCACGCGGCTACCGGGCGCCAGGCTGGTTTTCACATACGGCTTTACTTTCAAACCATTCGCCGCGGCGTTTTTGGCGAGCAGACCGGCGGCGAGCATCACCGACGGGTTACTGGTGTTGGTGCAACTGGTGATGGCGGCAATCACCACCGACCCGTGCTTGAGCCGCTCGTGGTGGCCATTGAAGGCGACATCAATGCCTTCCAATCCCGGATCGGCCTCGGCCACGGCGGCAGCGGCTTCGGTGGTGGCGGCTTGCGCGCCGTTGCCAGTGCCTGCCGGCGGTCCGCCTTCGCCTTCCCAACTGCTAACATTGGAAAGTTTCGACGCGCTGTTTTTGCCGTAGGTATTGATTAAATCGTGCTGCCAGCGCGTTTTCATCATCGACAGCGGGACGCGATCTTGCGGGCGCTTCGGTCCGGCCATGCTGGGTTCCACCGCGCCCAAATCGAGCCGCAAGGTTTTGGTGTATTTGATGGGCGTTTGTCCGGCCTCGTCGGTACGGAATAAGCCCTGTTCCTTGAAATAACGCTCCACCAAATTCACTTCTTCCTTGGTGCGGCCGGTGAATCGCAAATAATTGAGCGTTTCGGCATCGACGGGGAAGTAACCCATGGTAGCGCCATATTCTGGCGCCATGTTGCCGATGGTCGCGCGATCGGCCAGCCTCATCGTGCTGACGCCGGGGCCGAAGAATTCCACAAATTTCCCCACGACGCCTTCCTTGCGCAGAATTTGCGTGACGGTCAGCACCAAATCGGTAGCGGTCACGGCGGGCTGCATTTCGCCCGTCAGCTCGAACCCGATGACTTCCGGCATGAGCATGTACAGCGGCTGGCCCAACATGTTGGCTTCCGCCTCAATGCCGCCGACGCCCCAACCCACGACGCCCAGGCCGTTGATCATCGTGGTGTGGCTGTCGGTGCCGACCAGGGTATCGGGCAGGGCAACCGTCTGGCCATTGATTTTCCGCAGGAACACCACCTTGGCCAGGAATTCCAAATTCACCTGGTGCACAATGCCGATATTCGGCGGCACGACTCGAAAGTTGTTGAATGCCTTTTGGCCCCAGCGTAGAAACTCGTAACGCTCGCGGTTGCGGACGAATTCCAAATCGACGTTGAGATCCAGCGCGTTGGCCGCGCCGAAGTAATCGACTTGAATCGAGTGATCAATCACCAAATCGACCGGCACTAACGGATTGATTTTTTTCGGATCGCCCCCCAGCCGCTTCATGGCCGCGCGCATGGCGGCCAGATCGACGACGCACGGCACCCCCGTAAAATCTTGCAGCACCACCCGGGCGGGCTGAAAGGGAATTTCCAACTCAGCGGGCTTTTCCGCCTGCCAGGCGGCGAGATTTTTTACGTCGACTTCGGTCACGGCGTACCCGTCGCAGTTACGCAGCACAGCTTCGAGCAAGATGCGGATCGAGAACGGCAAAGCCGAAATGTTTCCTAACCCGGCGGCTTCCAATTTGGAAAGCCGATAGAGCGTCGCCGTGCCGCTTCCGGTATCGAATGTGCTTTTCGCTCCAAACGGATCGAAGGAACTGGAGGCTGGGCTCATGACGATTGCACCAGGGTATATGCGCTATGAATCATGTTGAACTGTGGATTATCAGGCAGGAACAAAACCAGCAAATCCGCCGTCTCGTTTGCTGATCCGTGTCGGTATTCTAGTGGTTTTCGGGTGAAATGTCTGGGGGGGCCGCTTGCTTTCCCCAGGGGACCGTTTCGCGCTGCATTTTCGCTCTAACCGCTACCAGCGGCCGAAGATTTGTCGGTACCTTTTGGCAGTTTGACCCTAGCGCAGGGAAAAGTAGATTTCATGCGCTGCCCAAGCCATCTCAACCAATTTGGGGGTGCAAGGGTTGCGCACGTCAGGCGCTTGCCATGTTGCGCCTTCGACCCGCGAAAACTGTCCCTCAGGAAACCCGCTCCATGTCCGATCACTCTGTTCAGGAATTGCTCAGCCGGCTTACCAAATCTGGCGGCGAGCAAACGCCTGCCGATTCCTGGGCCGCAGTTGCTGCCAGCACGCCAGACCACGCCCCCGATACCCCAACCGCTACGACACAAGCGGGGCAACAGCGGCAGGAGAAGCTGCACCACTTGCTTGGGCAAATTGCCACGCTCCGTGCTGAAACGGTTGGGCAAACATCTGCGACGGCTGACTCAGCGGACAAACCTGCCGACTCGGAAGAATTCTTTCCGACGGAACCCGCTTCCTTCCGCGAGGCGATGCTCTCCGACAGCGAAGTGGAAGCCCTGATCTTAAAATTCCTGCTGTCCCGGGGCGATGCCGCCGGCCGTGACGTTGCCGAGCAACTCAAGCTGCCCTTCGTACTGATTGAAGTCGTGCTGCGGCAGATGAAGCAGGACCAATTGGTGTTTCATCGCGGCTCGGCGCCCATGAACGATTATCAGTTCCAGTTGGCCGAACTGGGCCGTGAACGGGCCCGCCGGCTTTCCGATCATTGTACTTATTATGGTTCGGCGCCCGTGCATTTGAAGCACTACATTGCCAGCGTCCAAGCGCAATCGCTCACGCAGCAACGCCCCACGGCGGAGAGCCTGCGACAGGCGTTCGAAGATTTGCTGATTAGCAAAAAAATGATGGCCCGTTTGGGACCGGCCATCAATTCCGGACGAGGATTGTTTTTGTACGGCGCCGCGGGCAACGGCAAAACCAGCATTGCCGAGCGTGTGACCCAGGCCTTCGGGCAATATATTTGGATTCCGCGCTCGATCGGGGTCGATGGCGAAATCATCCGCCTGTACGACCCCAGCAACCACGAGCTGGCCCCGCGCGAAAACCCGCCAGGTTTGCTGAATAACCGCAAGATCGACAAGCGCTGGGTTCGCATCAAGCGGCCAACCATTGTCGTGGGGGGCGAGCTCACGATGGACAACTTGGAAGTGACGCTGAATACCTCCACGGGCATTAGCGAAGCTCCCGTGCAAATGAAAAGCAATTGCGGCACCCTGGTGATCGACGACTTCGGCCGCCAACGCATGAGCACCAACGAATTGTTGAATCGCTGGATTATGCCGCTGGAAAAACGCTACGACTATTTGAACCTGGTCAGCGGCAAAAAAATCCAGGTGCCGTTCGATCAGTTAATCATCTTTTCCACAAATCTGCAGCCCAAAGACCTCGTCGACGAAGCTTTCCTGCGGCGCATTCCCTACAAAATTGAAGTGATTGATCCAACGGAAGAAGAATTCCGTCAATTGTTTCAAATGATGTGCCCCAAGTTCGGTTTTGAGTACCGCCCGGA from the Pirellulales bacterium genome contains:
- a CDS encoding AAA family ATPase, producing the protein MSDHSVQELLSRLTKSGGEQTPADSWAAVAASTPDHAPDTPTATTQAGQQRQEKLHHLLGQIATLRAETVGQTSATADSADKPADSEEFFPTEPASFREAMLSDSEVEALILKFLLSRGDAAGRDVAEQLKLPFVLIEVVLRQMKQDQLVFHRGSAPMNDYQFQLAELGRERARRLSDHCTYYGSAPVHLKHYIASVQAQSLTQQRPTAESLRQAFEDLLISKKMMARLGPAINSGRGLFLYGAAGNGKTSIAERVTQAFGQYIWIPRSIGVDGEIIRLYDPSNHELAPRENPPGLLNNRKIDKRWVRIKRPTIVVGGELTMDNLEVTLNTSTGISEAPVQMKSNCGTLVIDDFGRQRMSTNELLNRWIMPLEKRYDYLNLVSGKKIQVPFDQLIIFSTNLQPKDLVDEAFLRRIPYKIEVIDPTEEEFRQLFQMMCPKFGFEYRPETINYLIDKHYKQMQRSLRCCQPRDLLLQVRNFCSFHHLPMELTNEYFDFAVDTYFAVM
- the acnA gene encoding aconitate hydratase AcnA, whose amino-acid sequence is MSPASSSFDPFGAKSTFDTGSGTATLYRLSKLEAAGLGNISALPFSIRILLEAVLRNCDGYAVTEVDVKNLAAWQAEKPAELEIPFQPARVVLQDFTGVPCVVDLAAMRAAMKRLGGDPKKINPLVPVDLVIDHSIQVDYFGAANALDLNVDLEFVRNRERYEFLRWGQKAFNNFRVVPPNIGIVHQVNLEFLAKVVFLRKINGQTVALPDTLVGTDSHTTMINGLGVVGWGVGGIEAEANMLGQPLYMLMPEVIGFELTGEMQPAVTATDLVLTVTQILRKEGVVGKFVEFFGPGVSTMRLADRATIGNMAPEYGATMGYFPVDAETLNYLRFTGRTKEEVNLVERYFKEQGLFRTDEAGQTPIKYTKTLRLDLGAVEPSMAGPKRPQDRVPLSMMKTRWQHDLINTYGKNSASKLSNVSSWEGEGGPPAGTGNGAQAATTEAAAAVAEADPGLEGIDVAFNGHHERLKHGSVVIAAITSCTNTSNPSVMLAAGLLAKNAAANGLKVKPYVKTSLAPGSRVVTDYLEQAGVTEALNTLGFQTVGYGCTTCIGNSGPLPEPVAKAVTDGDIVAAAVLSGNRNFEGRVNPLVKANYLASPPLVVAYALAGTTDIDLTKDPLGKGRDGKDVYLKDIWPTREQVAKTVAASVTPAMFQSRYGKVWDSNPKWNAIKTSEGDLYEWHPDSTYIQEPPFLIGLPPQPGPIQPIDGARCLAAFGDSITTDHISPAGSISAKSPAGKFLIEHGVQQADFNSYGSRRGNDRVMARGTFANIRIRNQMAPGTEGGVTRHLPDGAQMSIYDAAMKYKAEGVPLVVLAGAEYGSGSSRDWAAKGPMLQGVRAVLASSFERIHRSNLVGMGILPLQLPPGQTWQSVGLTGEEVFDIPVDEKLQPRGAITVTAKRPDGSTKKIEAKVRIDTPVELDYYRNGGILQTVLRKLLRG